Below is a window of Anaerobacillus alkaliphilus DNA.
CCCAATGGAAATATCAATTGTATCTGGATTAATTTCGGCACCACTGTATCCTGTTGCACAAATAATTCGTCCCCAGTTTGCATCTGTACCATAGATTGCTGACTTTACAAGATCAGAACCTACAATTGCCTTCGCTACCTTTCCAGCATCTTCGTCGTTCATAGCACCTTTTACTTGAACTTCAATCAGCTTTGTCGCACCTTCCCCATCGCGCGCAATCTTCTTGGCAAGGTGCTCACATGTCATTTGCAGGCCTGAAACAAATTGGTCCCACTCAGGATGCTCATCGGTTAGTGACTCATTATTAGCTAAACCACTTGCCATTACTACGACTGTATCATTTGTAGATGTATCGCCATCCACAGTAATTCGATTGAATGTTAAATCTATAACATGACTAAGTGCTTTTTGTAGCCATACAGGCTCAATATTTGCATCTGTTGTAATAAAAGCAAGCATTGTCGCCATATTCGGATGGATCATTCCTGACCCTTTTGCAGCACCGCCAAATGTAATAGTCTTGCCATTAATCGTTGTTTGGAAGCATGCTCTTTTGTTAATTGTATCTGTTGTTAAAATCGCTTCATTAAATCGCTCAGCTGCATCAAATTTCACTTGAGTTAATGCCTTTATTTTCTTGATCCCATTAACAATTTTTTCAATTTGAAGAAATTCTCCAATAACACCGGTTGAAGAGACTGCAACGTAACGTTCAGGAATATCAAAAACCTCCGCAGTTGCTTGCCTCATTGTAAAGGCATCTTCAACTCCTTTAGTGCCTGTGCATGCATTTGCATTACCACTATTAACGATGATTGCTTGAAGTTTGCCTTCCTTTGAAATACTATCTTTTGTTACTTTAATGGGTGCTGCTTGCACCTTATTCAATGTATAAACGGCAGCACTACTTGCCGGAACTTCACAATAAATCACACCTAAATCTAAACGATACCTTTTTACACCTGTATGAATTCCTGCAGCACAAAATCCTTTAGGAGTAACAATACTCCCTGCTTCAACAGGAGTAATTGAATTATTTTTTATCACTGTATCCAACCTCTTCACCTCATTATTTTTTTGCCTATGGAAAAATTGGCGCCCCGAGTAGACCCGTTCCTTCATCAATTCCGTGCATAACGTTTAAGTTTTGAACTGCCTGACCAGCAGCCCCTTTCATTAAATTATCGATGACAGAAACAATTGTTATCCAGCCAGTTCGTTCATCAAAAGTAATTCCAATATCACAGAAATTCGACCCATACACTTCTTTTGTTGCTGGGTATTCTCCTTCTTTCCGTACTCGTACGAAACGATCATTTTCATAGTACTGCTGATATAAATTTCGAAGCAATTTCTCACTTACGGAAGCGAGGGGTTGACAATAGATTGTTGACATAATCCCTCGTGTCATTGGTACTAAGTGAGTATTGAACTTAATTGGCCCTAATTGATTATTGGCAGTTTTTAAAGCCACCTCTATTTCAGGAATATGTTGATGCTCATTGACTTTATAAATCTTAAAGTTTTCATTCACTTCACAGTAACTCGTTCCTAGACTTGCTTTCCGACCTGCACCTGACACCCCTGATTTGGCATCAATGATTACTGAGTTTGCCTCAACAGCAATATTTTTTAAAAGTGGATAAAGGCCAAGTATTGTTGCTGTAGGATAGCAGCCTGGATTTGCTATTAAACTAGCATTCTTTACTTTTTCTCGATTAAGTTCAGTTAAACCATAAACGGCTTTCTCAAGTACTTCGTTTGCTGCTGACGTTTTCTTATACCACTTTTCATATACATTTGGATCTTTAAAGCGTAAATCTCCAGATAAATCAATAACCTTCACACCATTCTCTATAAAGGCAGGTGTAATTTCCGTTGAAATTCCTGAAGGTGTTGCCATGAAGACAACGTCTGCATTTTTAGATATTTGCTCTATATTAATCGATTGTAGTGATTGATTTGTAATATTCGTCAATTGTGGATAGCTTTCAGAAATGGCCACTCCAGATTGGGAAGAAGAGTGGAGTGTGAATTCTTCAACATATTTATGTTGGTGTAGAAGCCTAATTAACTCTGCCCCTCCATAACCAGTAGCCCCAATAATAGCTGCTTTCATATTTTCTCCTCATTTCCCTTGTTATTTCATGTAACAATCTTATGATGTTTTTTATTATATGTGTGAATAAAAATAAAATCAACTGTATTTTTATTTTTTTCTCAATTTTTAATAACAACTAAACACTACTAATAGTAAAGGTTAACAAAAATGAGACTTCACCTTTCTTTATTTTTATACATTTACACTGATTTTAAAAATAATAAAAAAGAGCTATGTGATAATCGTTATCATTTGTGATAACTGTCACTTACTATCCTTAAAAATAACTCTATAATGAAGGAAATAACATCAATATAAGGAGATGAATTTGCAATGAATGGAAAAATAGTAGTATTAGATGTACGTGAAGACTTAAAAAACAAGCTTGAACCATTTCAAAAAATTATGACAACGGTTAAAACTTTAGAAAAAAGTGATATCTTTGTCCTTCACTCGACGATTAAACCTACACCTCTTATGACACTACTTAAAACGAGAGGGTATGAAAATCTTGTTGAGAAAAGAGCTGATGATCATTTTATTACAACTTTTAAAAAGAAAAAACGTAGCTTACTATTTTGGAAGAATAAACACGAAAACATAGATAGACCCAATTGTCCACAGCAAGATATACCATCAGTTGGACAAGATGACACAAACAGCTATTATTTGGATAACCGAGGACTTGAACCGCCACAACCAATGGTCCGCACTTTAGCGAGGCTAACATCTATGAAAAATGGTGAGGTGTTAACAATTCGAAATGATCGTCTACCTGCATTTCTAATTGAGGAATTAAACCAACTAGGCTATGAGTATAAGCCAATAGAAATGGAAGATGGATCGGTAGAGGTTGTAATTA
It encodes the following:
- the argC gene encoding N-acetyl-gamma-glutamyl-phosphate reductase, producing the protein MKAAIIGATGYGGAELIRLLHQHKYVEEFTLHSSSQSGVAISESYPQLTNITNQSLQSINIEQISKNADVVFMATPSGISTEITPAFIENGVKVIDLSGDLRFKDPNVYEKWYKKTSAANEVLEKAVYGLTELNREKVKNASLIANPGCYPTATILGLYPLLKNIAVEANSVIIDAKSGVSGAGRKASLGTSYCEVNENFKIYKVNEHQHIPEIEVALKTANNQLGPIKFNTHLVPMTRGIMSTIYCQPLASVSEKLLRNLYQQYYENDRFVRVRKEGEYPATKEVYGSNFCDIGITFDERTGWITIVSVIDNLMKGAAGQAVQNLNVMHGIDEGTGLLGAPIFP
- the argJ gene encoding bifunctional ornithine acetyltransferase/N-acetylglutamate synthase gives rise to the protein MDTVIKNNSITPVEAGSIVTPKGFCAAGIHTGVKRYRLDLGVIYCEVPASSAAVYTLNKVQAAPIKVTKDSISKEGKLQAIIVNSGNANACTGTKGVEDAFTMRQATAEVFDIPERYVAVSSTGVIGEFLQIEKIVNGIKKIKALTQVKFDAAERFNEAILTTDTINKRACFQTTINGKTITFGGAAKGSGMIHPNMATMLAFITTDANIEPVWLQKALSHVIDLTFNRITVDGDTSTNDTVVVMASGLANNESLTDEHPEWDQFVSGLQMTCEHLAKKIARDGEGATKLIEVQVKGAMNDEDAGKVAKAIVGSDLVKSAIYGTDANWGRIICATGYSGAEINPDTIDISIGNIQTLKNGMPIPFSEEEATQYLGTENILIYVDLHLGDGYGKAWGCDLTYDYVRINAGYRT
- a CDS encoding DUF2249 domain-containing protein, producing the protein MNGKIVVLDVREDLKNKLEPFQKIMTTVKTLEKSDIFVLHSTIKPTPLMTLLKTRGYENLVEKRADDHFITTFKKKKRSLLFWKNKHENIDRPNCPQQDIPSVGQDDTNSYYLDNRGLEPPQPMVRTLARLTSMKNGEVLTIRNDRLPAFLIEELNQLGYEYKPIEMEDGSVEVVITKNGG